The DNA sequence CGGTGACCCTGCGCCGGGCCGGGTGAGCGGCGGCGGACTATCCTGCTGGGCGTGGAAGCACTGTTTACGACCTTGCTGGTGCTCGCCGGCGTCGCGATCACCTGGTTCGCCGTGTACGTCGTCTACCGGCTTTACGCGGACCAGCGCTGACCCATGACCGACAGCGGCGACGACGCCATCGCAGCAGCGGACATGCGCGCGCAGAGCACCCGCGCGCGCAACCTCCCGTTGTGGGACGACCTGCCCATCCCCAACGACACGGCCAACCTGCGCGAGGGGCCGGACCTCAACGAGGCCTGCCTCGCGCTGCTGCCGATGGTCGGTGTCTGGCGCGGTGAGGGCGAGGTCGACTACCCGACCATCGAAGGCCCCCGCAAGTTCGCGCAGCAGCTGACGATCGCGCACGACGGGCGGCCGTTCCTGATCCACGAGTCGCGGTCCTGGCTGCTCGACGACGAGGGCAACGTCATCCGCCCCGCCGCGCGCGAGTCCGGGTTCTGGCGGCCGCAGGCGGACGACACGCTCGAGCTGCTGCTCACGCACAACACCGGGCTCGTCGAGCTGTACTACGGCAAGCCGCGCAACCAGACGTCCTGGGAGCTGGGCACCGACGCGGTGATCCGCACGGCCAGCGCGAAGGACGTCAAGGCCGCTCAGCGGCTGTACGGCCTGATCGAGGGCTCCCTCGGCTACGTCGAGGAGCGCGCGATGATGGGCCAGGAGCTGCAGCCGCACACCTCGGCCCTGCTGCACCGCGTGGTCGGCTGACGGCACCCGGCATGCGCTGGCGGCGGTGTGGCGAGGACGCCGCCCTGCTGGACTGCGATTCGCTTGACCAGATGCGGGCGGCGCACGCGACCGTGCTCGCCGCGCGCCCGGACGGCGTCACCGACCTCGTACCCGGCGCTCGCAGCCTGCTGGTCGTCGGCGGGGTCGCCGCGGTACGCGCGTTGCTGGACGGCGCCGACCTCACGCACCCGCCCGACGGCGACCCGCGCGAAGTGACCCTCGACGTCCACTACGACGGCGAGGACCTCGCCCTGGTGGCCCAGGACGCCGGCTGTTCCGCGGACGCCGTCGCCGACCTCCACACGGGCGCCGGCTACACGGTCGCGTTCACCGGCTTCGCGCCCGGTTTCGGCTACCTGACCGGACTTCCGGCCCCCCTGCGGCAGCCGCGCTTGGAGACGCCCCGCACCCGCGTCCCGGCCGGCGCGGTCGGCCTGGCGGGCGAGTTCACCGGCGTCTACCCGCGCGAGTCCCCGGGCGGCTGGCGGCTGCTCGGGCACACGTCCACGCCCCTGTTCGACGCCCACGCCGACCCGCCCGCCCTGCTCGCACCGGGCGACCGGGTGCGGTTCCGGAGCGTCCGGTGAGGTCGCTGGAAGTCGTCTCGCCGGGCCCCCACGCGCTGATCGAAGACCTCGGCCGGCCGGGTTACGCGCACCTCGGCGTGGCGCCGTCGGGCGCTCTCGATGCGGCCTCCCTGCGGCTGGCGAACCGGCTCGTCGGCAACCCTGAAGGCTTCGCCGGCGTCGAAGCCCTGCTGGGCGGCCTTTCGGTGCGCTTCACGACGTCGGCGACGGTCGCGGTGACCGGCCCGTCGGTCGCGGTCGACGTCGACGGCCGTTCCGTCGGCTCCCACGCGCCGGTGGCGGTGCGGACCGGGCAGACGCTCGCCGTGGGCACCCCCGCGGTGGGGTTGCGCTGCTACCTGGCGGTGTCCGGCGGGATCGACGTCGAGGAGGTGCTGGGCAGCCGTTCGCGCGACGTCCTGTCGGGCATCGGCCCCTCGCCGCTCAGCGCCGGTGACGTCCTCCCGCTCGGCGTGGCGCGCGGAGTCCCGGCGGGCGCGGACGTCGTCGTCCCGGCCGCGGCGCCGCCGGACCTGGTCGTCCCGGTCACTCCGGGCCCCCGCGACGATTGGCTGGCGTCCCCGGCCGCGGGCCTGTCGGCGTGGTGGACGGTGACGTCGGAGTCGAACCGCGTCGGCCTGCGTCTCGACGGCACGCCACTGCGCCGGGCCGAGGAGTTCGCCGAGACGGAACTGCCGAGCGAAGGCGTCGTCACGGGCGCGATCCAGGTGCCGCCGAGCGGCCTCCCGGTGGTGTTCCTGGCCGACCACCCGACCACCGGCGGCTACCCCGTGGCCGCGGTGGTCCGGACCGCCGCACTGGGCGCGCTCGCCCAGGCCCGGCCCGGTACGCGGGTGCGCTTCCGGGTGACGTGAAAGGTCTGTACCGCCACGCGGGTGAGACCCGGATCACGCCGTGCACCCGTCCGGGTAAGGGCTGGAACCATGTCGCGGCGCCGCCCGTCCTGATAGCTGTGGAACAGGTGACGATCAGCGGTGGCACGGGTTTCCTGGACGTGAACAGGCGTGCGCGGGCGGAGCTGCCCCAGGCGTTGCGGATCGCGCTCGCCACCGGGCAGCTGCGGCGTCCGCTGGCCACCACGCTCGGCCCGGTGCTCGACCTGCTCGTCGACGGCGACTACCGCGTCAGCGGCCCGGAACGCGTGCCGGACGACCAGGACCTCACCCCCACCGACACCTGGCCGCCGTCCGACGAGGCGCGGGTCGGCTACTACCGGACCGCGATCCGCACCGGGCACCGGCCGGTCGCCGTGGTCCTGGCCGACGCCGAACGCGAGCTGATCCTCGACGGCCACCACAAGATCGCCGCCTACCGGGCCGAAGAGATCGCCCCGGCGGTCGTGCGGATCACTCAGGCGTACTCGGCCTCGTAAGCCGCCACCAGTTCCGCGTACACCGCCGACGAGTCCGGCAGCGGCGCGCCGTCCAGCGTGCGCACCCGCGTCAGCTTGCGGACCGACGAAGCCATGAACACGCCGTCGCCCGCCACGAGGTCGGCCACGCGCAGCGGCTCCACCTTGACCGACCAGCCGGCCTTCTCGGCGCCGCGGAACAGCGCGGCCTGGGTCGTGCCCGGCAGGATGCCGACGCTCGAGGGCGGGGTGAAGAGCGTCCGCCCTTTCGCCAGCACCACGGTCGACGTCGGGCCTTCGAACACCGAGCCGTCGGCGGCGGTGAAAATCACATCTTCGGCGCCGCGGCGGCGCGCTTCGCGCAGCGCGGCCATGTTCATGGCGTACGACAACGGCTTCGCGCCGAGCAGCAGCCACGGCGCGCGCTCGGCGAGGTCCGGCGGGAAGCCGCGTTCCAGGGTGATCGCGGCGACCCCCTCGGCACGCGCTTTCAGGATCGACGGCGCGACCTCCGAACCCAGCGCGAAGCCGGTCGGCACCGCGTCGGGATCACCGTCGGAACCCCTGGTGTAAACCAGTTTCAGCGCCATTTCGGCACTGCCGCTCCACTGTTCGAGCACGAGCGAAACCACCCGCTCCCAGGCCGCGAGATCGGGCTCCGGCAGGTCGAGCATGGCCGCCGACCGCGCCAGCCGGTCGAGGTGCGGCCGCAGCTCCCGGGGCTTGCCGTCGGCCACGAGGATCGTCTCGAAGACGCCGTCGCCGCGGGTCAATCCGAGGTCGTCCACCTTGATCTGGGCGGTGTCCGGGTCGGCCAGGGTTCCGTCGAGGAAGACGAGCACGCGCATGCCGACACGGTACTCACCTAGGCTGGGCGGTATGCCGTACCGCTCGCCGCTGCTGGACGTGCCCGGATCCATCCCCCCGCCTGACGACCACCCCGAAGCCGGCGTCCCCTGGCACTGGGGAGACCCCTTCGCGGAGCAGCGCACCGCTTCGCGCGGCGTCGTCGTGATCGATCGGTCACACCGCGAGGTCTTGGCCGTGTCCGGCGAAGAGCGGCTCTCCTGGCTGCACCTGGTGATCTCACAGCACGTGACCGAGCTCGCCGAAGGCTCCGGCACCGAAGCGCTGGTGCTCGACAGCCAGGGCCGGGTCGAGACGCACATGGTGGTCGCGCACCTCGACGGCACCGTGTACCTCGACAGCGACCCGGACACGAGCGTCACCAGCGCGCTGCCGAAGGGCGGCCCCCAGACGCTGCGCGAGTACCTCGAAGCCATGAAGTTCTGGTCCAAGGTGGACATCCGCGACGCGACCGACGAACTGGCCCTGCTCACCGTGCTCGGCCCGGACAGCGAACGCGTGCTGAGCGCGGTCGGCGCCGAGGTCGGGCCGGAGCCGTACGCCGTCGCGGCGCTGCCCGGTGGCGGCTTCGCGCGGCGGATGCCGTGGCCCGGCCGGTTCAGCGTCGATCTCGCGGTACCGCGCGCCGAGCTCGCAAGCTGGTGGAAGCGGCTCACCGACGCCGGCGCCCGGGCGGCCGGGAGCTGGGTGTTCGACGCGCTGCGCGTCGAGTCGCTGCGGCCGCGGCTGGGCGTCGACACCGACGATCGCACGATCCCGCACGAAGTGGGCTGGGTCGGCTCGGCCGCACACGTCGCGAAGGGCTGCTACCGCGGTCAGGAGACGGTGTCGAAGGTGCACAACGTCGGCCGGCCGCCGCGCAACCTGCTGCTGCTCCACCTGGACGGTTCACCCGAGATCCGCCCGGAGCCCGGCGACCCGGTGCTGCTCGACGGCCGCAAGGTCGGCCGCGTCGGCACGGTGATCCAGCACCACGAGCTCGGCCCGATCGCGCTGGCCCTGGTCAAGCGGTCGACGCCCGTGGACGCGGAGCTGCTGGCCGGCTCCGAAGACCACCCCGACGAGCTCGTCCAAGCGGCGATCGACCCCGACTCCGTGCCGTCGGAACAGCCGGCGCCCGGACGGGCCGCGGCGGCGCAACTTCGTGGCTGATCAAAAACCCCTGACAGCAGGATCACGCCCAACCGGGATAAACTGCGCTGTGATCGAAGTGCGGCCGGGCGGCAGGCGGCGGATCGACCGCGTGCTCGGCCCGGGATACCTCAGCGGCTTGGGTGACCTGCCGCTGAAGGTGCTCCGCGAGCGGCGCGACGAAGCCGCCCAAGAAGAGACCGATCTGTCCTACTTGCGCCGGTTGCTGCACGCCCGGATCGACATCGTCCGCGCCGAGCAGACCCGGCGCAGCTCCGGCGGCGAGTCCAGCATCGTCGACCAGCTGGCCACGATCCTCGCCGACAACGCGCTGGGCCCGGCCGCGGGTTCCGGACGCCACCAGCAGCTCGAACCGTCGCGCGCCGGCGAGCACCGGCGTCACGCCGAGGCGCTGATCGGCGACACCGACCTGACCGACGTCGGCTCCCTGACCGACGACAAGCTCGCCTCCGCTTTGGACACTTACGCCCGCGAAGAGCTTTCGGTGTCGTCGTTCCGGCGCGAGGTCCAGAACGTCATGGACACCCTCAACGCGGAAATCGCGCAGCGGTACCAGCAGGGTTCGGCCACTGTGGACGAGCTGCTCGAGAGTGAAGGCGGGCACGAGGCTCAGTGACCAACCCCGTCCTGGCCGAAGTCGTCCGCTCCGATTTTGTCGAAAGCGTCCACCGCGGCGCCCTCGTGGTCACCGGCCCGGAAGGCGACGTCCGGCTGGCGCTGGGCGACGTCACCTCGCCGGTGTTCCCGCGTTCGTCGAACAAGCCGTTGCAGGCCGTCGGCATGCTGCGGTCCGGACTGGACTTCACCGGGGAGGACCTGGCGCTGACCTGCGCGTCCCATTCCGGGGAGCCCAGTCACGTCAAGCGTGTGCTGGAGCTGCTGCAGGCGGCGGGCCTGACCGAGGACGACCTCGCGTGCCCGGCCGACTTCCCGCTGCACGTGCCGAGCATGCGCGACGCCGCCGAGCCGCGGCGCGTGATGATGAACTGCTCCGGCAAGCACACCGGCATGCTCACCACCTGCGTCCGCGCCGGCTGGCCGACCGCGGGGTACGAGGCGCCGGACCACCCGCTGCAACAGGCGATCGCGGCCGCCGTCGCCGATCTGACCGGCGAGCCGATCGCGCACACCGGCGTCGACGGCTGTGGCGCGCCGCTCTTCGCGTTCTCCCTGACCGGGCTGGCCCGCGCGTTCGGCCGGGTCGGCAGCGCTTCCGGCGGTCCGGAAGCGACAGTGGCCGAGGCGATGCGCGCGAACCCGTGGCTGGTCGCCGGCACCGGGCGTGAGGACACCGAGCTCATGTCCGCCGTGGACGGTCTCGTCGCGAAGGGCGGGGCTGAGGGCGTCCAGGCGTTCTCGCTGCCGGACGGCTTCGCGGTGGCACTGAAGATCGACGACGGCGCGAAGCGGGCTTGCGCGCCGCTGGCCGTCGAAGCCCTGCGGTTCCTCGGTGTGGACGTCTCCGACCTCGGCGAGCTCGCGCACGGCTCGGTGCTCGGCGGCGGCCGCCCGGTCGGCGAGATCCGGGTGCCGGAGCTGCGCGCCTAGTTGGCGCGTTCCCGCGAGGCCAGGTCGCCCCAGAACTCCCGCAGGTCGGAGAACAGTTCGGCGAGCTCCTCGACGTTGCCCGAGCGCAGCGCGTCCAGGATGTCGTGCACCTCGTCGGCGGTCGTGTCGGCTTCGAGGATGGAATCCGCGAACAGCTGCACGAGCCCGCCGTAGTCGAGCTCGACGATCGAGTCCGCGTGGAAGTTGTCGAGCCAGCGCCGCGTCTCGAACAGCACCCGGCCGGGGCCGGAGTCGCCGAAGGTCTGTTCCAGCAGGTCACCGGCCTCGCGCGCCCGGTGCTGGGCGTCGGCGAGGGTGGTCCGCCAGGACATTTCGCGCTTCGGGTCGTCGCGGCCGGTGCCGAGCACGAGCTTGCGCTCCTCCGGGTCGACCAGCACGAACCACGGCAGCGGGACGGTCCAGGTGGTCGACAGCGTGTGCGCGGCGGACGTGCTGAGGTCCGACAGCGCGGACTTCGTGCGGGCGCGGATCGTGTCCTGGGTGAAGCCGCCTTCGTCGAGGACGACGTTCTTCAGCGCCGGGTGCGCGTCACCGAGGAAGGTCACCAGCGCGGCGGCCGAGCGGGCGCGCAGCTCCAGCGGGCAGACGAACGGGCCGTGCACCCGCTGGGCGGCCGGCACGTCGGCCGGGTCGAGCACCAGGACGTCGGTCTGCAGGCTGGGCGCGGCCTTGCCGTTGGCGAGCTCGGCGGGCAGCAACCGGCGGGGCGCGGCGACCTGTGACTTGAGCCACATGGCCTGTTCGCGGGGGCCCGCGTCGGTCCGCCCCAGCGTGGCCGCCGCGACGGCCGCGCGCAGCCGATCGTCCGGCGGCTCGCCCAGGGCGAGCAGGGGTTCGTACACCCGCAGATAGGCCACGAAGGGACGGAGCACGAGTAGATCGTGGCACGCCGACCTGCGCCGATCGTCACCGACCGGCCGGTAACCGGTGTCCGGCGGACACTGTCACCACCGGCACACCGTGCCACGTCGCATCGAACCCCCCGGACACGGTACGGTGTGGGCAGGAAAGAATTGTCGAGACGATGCGGGGCCGCCGATTCCCCCGGCCGCCCCGCCCCTGTGCGAGGGGGTCGAGCCATGGGGCGCGGCCGGGCTAAGGCCAAGCAGACGAAGGTGGCGCGTGAGCTCAAGTACAGCTCGCACGAAACCGACTTCGATGCTTTGCAGCGCGAGCTGTCGACTGGTTCCTCTAGTGGTCACTATGAGGAGCCCGATAGCAATGATCAAGATCCGTACGACGACGGGTACGACGAGTACCGTCGTTGAGCACGCGTAACCGCGCGAGGGCATAGCCGGGCACAACCTGGCGACCGCCCTCGCGCGCTGTGTGCTGCCCAAGATCTGGGCTACGAGGCGGACAAAGGAGCAAGCCGGTGGTAAGTCGGGTCGGAGTCGTCGGGGCGGGACTGATGGGTTCCGGCATCGCCGAGGTGCACGCCCGGTCCGGGTTGGACGTCGTGGTCACCGAGGTGAACCAGCCGGCGCTCGACGCGGGCAAGGCGCGGATCGAGAAGTCGCTCCAGCGCGGCGTCAAGAACGGAAAGCTGTCCCCCGAGGACGCCGACGCGGCCCGCGGCCGCCTCCGTTTCACCACGGACATCGCCGAGTTCGCCGACCGCGAACTGGTCATCGAAGCGATCCTTGAGCAAGAGCAGGCGAAGGTCGACGTCTTCCGCCAGCTCGACAAGATCGTCGAGGCGGAGGACGCGCTGTTCGCGTCCAACACCTCGTCCATTCCGATCATGAAGCTGGGCATGGCGACGAACCGCCCCCAGCAGGTGGTCGGCATCCATTTCTTCAACCCGGT is a window from the Amycolatopsis sp. NBC_00355 genome containing:
- a CDS encoding FABP family protein; translated protein: MTDSGDDAIAAADMRAQSTRARNLPLWDDLPIPNDTANLREGPDLNEACLALLPMVGVWRGEGEVDYPTIEGPRKFAQQLTIAHDGRPFLIHESRSWLLDDEGNVIRPAARESGFWRPQADDTLELLLTHNTGLVELYYGKPRNQTSWELGTDAVIRTASAKDVKAAQRLYGLIEGSLGYVEERAMMGQELQPHTSALLHRVVG
- a CDS encoding 5-oxoprolinase subunit B family protein, with protein sequence MRWRRCGEDAALLDCDSLDQMRAAHATVLAARPDGVTDLVPGARSLLVVGGVAAVRALLDGADLTHPPDGDPREVTLDVHYDGEDLALVAQDAGCSADAVADLHTGAGYTVAFTGFAPGFGYLTGLPAPLRQPRLETPRTRVPAGAVGLAGEFTGVYPRESPGGWRLLGHTSTPLFDAHADPPALLAPGDRVRFRSVR
- a CDS encoding biotin-dependent carboxyltransferase family protein, with the translated sequence MRSLEVVSPGPHALIEDLGRPGYAHLGVAPSGALDAASLRLANRLVGNPEGFAGVEALLGGLSVRFTTSATVAVTGPSVAVDVDGRSVGSHAPVAVRTGQTLAVGTPAVGLRCYLAVSGGIDVEEVLGSRSRDVLSGIGPSPLSAGDVLPLGVARGVPAGADVVVPAAAPPDLVVPVTPGPRDDWLASPAAGLSAWWTVTSESNRVGLRLDGTPLRRAEEFAETELPSEGVVTGAIQVPPSGLPVVFLADHPTTGGYPVAAVVRTAALGALAQARPGTRVRFRVT
- a CDS encoding aminodeoxychorismate lyase translates to MRVLVFLDGTLADPDTAQIKVDDLGLTRGDGVFETILVADGKPRELRPHLDRLARSAAMLDLPEPDLAAWERVVSLVLEQWSGSAEMALKLVYTRGSDGDPDAVPTGFALGSEVAPSILKARAEGVAAITLERGFPPDLAERAPWLLLGAKPLSYAMNMAALREARRRGAEDVIFTAADGSVFEGPTSTVVLAKGRTLFTPPSSVGILPGTTQAALFRGAEKAGWSVKVEPLRVADLVAGDGVFMASSVRKLTRVRTLDGAPLPDSSAVYAELVAAYEAEYA
- the ygfZ gene encoding CAF17-like 4Fe-4S cluster assembly/insertion protein YgfZ; translated protein: MPYRSPLLDVPGSIPPPDDHPEAGVPWHWGDPFAEQRTASRGVVVIDRSHREVLAVSGEERLSWLHLVISQHVTELAEGSGTEALVLDSQGRVETHMVVAHLDGTVYLDSDPDTSVTSALPKGGPQTLREYLEAMKFWSKVDIRDATDELALLTVLGPDSERVLSAVGAEVGPEPYAVAALPGGGFARRMPWPGRFSVDLAVPRAELASWWKRLTDAGARAAGSWVFDALRVESLRPRLGVDTDDRTIPHEVGWVGSAAHVAKGCYRGQETVSKVHNVGRPPRNLLLLHLDGSPEIRPEPGDPVLLDGRKVGRVGTVIQHHELGPIALALVKRSTPVDAELLAGSEDHPDELVQAAIDPDSVPSEQPAPGRAAAAQLRG
- a CDS encoding RsiG family protein, translating into MIEVRPGGRRRIDRVLGPGYLSGLGDLPLKVLRERRDEAAQEETDLSYLRRLLHARIDIVRAEQTRRSSGGESSIVDQLATILADNALGPAAGSGRHQQLEPSRAGEHRRHAEALIGDTDLTDVGSLTDDKLASALDTYAREELSVSSFRREVQNVMDTLNAEIAQRYQQGSATVDELLESEGGHEAQ
- a CDS encoding asparaginase; this translates as MTNPVLAEVVRSDFVESVHRGALVVTGPEGDVRLALGDVTSPVFPRSSNKPLQAVGMLRSGLDFTGEDLALTCASHSGEPSHVKRVLELLQAAGLTEDDLACPADFPLHVPSMRDAAEPRRVMMNCSGKHTGMLTTCVRAGWPTAGYEAPDHPLQQAIAAAVADLTGEPIAHTGVDGCGAPLFAFSLTGLARAFGRVGSASGGPEATVAEAMRANPWLVAGTGREDTELMSAVDGLVAKGGAEGVQAFSLPDGFAVALKIDDGAKRACAPLAVEALRFLGVDVSDLGELAHGSVLGGGRPVGEIRVPELRA
- a CDS encoding DUF3073 domain-containing protein; translation: MGRGRAKAKQTKVARELKYSSHETDFDALQRELSTGSSSGHYEEPDSNDQDPYDDGYDEYRR
- a CDS encoding 3-hydroxybutyryl-CoA dehydrogenase produces the protein MVSRVGVVGAGLMGSGIAEVHARSGLDVVVTEVNQPALDAGKARIEKSLQRGVKNGKLSPEDADAARGRLRFTTDIAEFADRELVIEAILEQEQAKVDVFRQLDKIVEAEDALFASNTSSIPIMKLGMATNRPQQVVGIHFFNPVPVLPLVELVPSLLTSEETARRAEEHATTALGKTVIRSQDRAGFIVNSLLVPYLLSAIRMIESGFASAEDIDRGMELGTAHPMGPLRLSDLIGLDTIKAIADSMYAEFKEPLYSSPPLLLRMVDAGLLGKKTGRGFYSYG